The Kineothrix sp. MB12-C1 genome includes a window with the following:
- the fliG gene encoding flagellar motor switch protein FliG: protein MARGAEEKITGLQKAAILLIALGPERSAMIFKHLKEDEIEELTLEIANTRSITPQVKEEILEEFYQVCLAQQYIAEGGIGYAKELLEKALGQEKAMDVIGKLTASLQVKPFEFIRKTDASQLLNFIQDEHPQTIALIMSYLSSAQSALIIAALPPDRQADVARRIAVMDRTSPDVIKEVEKVLESKLASLVNQDYTIIGGVDAVVDILNTVDRGTEKHIMETLEIEEPELADEIRKKMFVFEDILLLDDRAIQRVLRDVDNNDLAIALKGSNEQVQNTIFNNMSKRLAVMIKEDMEFMGPVRMKDVEEAQQKIVNIIRKLEDSAEIVISRGGGDEIIV from the coding sequence ATGGCCAGAGGGGCAGAAGAGAAGATTACGGGACTTCAAAAAGCAGCCATTTTATTAATTGCTTTGGGACCGGAGCGGTCAGCGATGATATTTAAACATTTGAAGGAAGATGAAATAGAAGAACTGACCTTGGAAATTGCGAATACAAGAAGTATTACACCGCAAGTAAAAGAAGAAATATTGGAAGAGTTTTACCAGGTTTGTCTTGCACAGCAGTATATCGCGGAGGGCGGAATCGGTTATGCGAAGGAACTTTTGGAGAAGGCGCTCGGTCAGGAAAAAGCGATGGATGTTATCGGCAAACTGACAGCATCGTTGCAGGTAAAACCTTTCGAGTTTATTCGAAAGACGGATGCATCGCAGTTGCTTAACTTTATTCAGGATGAGCATCCGCAGACAATTGCACTTATTATGTCATATTTGTCATCTGCGCAGTCGGCACTTATTATAGCGGCCCTTCCTCCTGACAGGCAGGCAGATGTGGCGAGGCGTATTGCTGTTATGGATAGGACAAGCCCGGATGTGATTAAAGAGGTGGAGAAGGTGTTAGAATCGAAGTTGGCATCTTTGGTAAATCAGGATTACACAATTATCGGCGGTGTAGATGCAGTGGTAGATATTTTGAACACAGTAGACCGCGGTACGGAAAAACATATCATGGAGACTTTGGAAATCGAAGAGCCGGAACTTGCAGACGAGATCAGAAAGAAAATGTTTGTTTTCGAAGATATCTTGCTGCTTGATGACAGAGCGATTCAGCGAGTGCTTCGCGATGTAGATAATAACGATTTGGCGATTGCCTTAAAGGGATCTAACGAACAGGTTCAGAATACCATTTTCAATAATATGTCCAAACGTCTTGCTGTTATGATTAAGGAAGATATGGAATTCATGGGACCTGTGCGTATGAAGGACGTAGAAGAAGCACAGCAAAAGATTGTTAATATTATAAGGAAGCTGGAAGATTCCGCAGAGATTGTTATCTCCAGGGGTGGAGGTGACGAGATTATTGTCTAG
- a CDS encoding MotE family protein: MAGEEGEGMPGTEVITDIEQKTEKKKLQEEKKKLKAEQKEQKKEAKRRAKEIYMQEAQLGDDDGASGVSVFLVTSLIVVVWIAILCLLVKLDVGGFGSGVLSPVLRDVPIVNKILPSTGTKEVLTDEEAVDYGGYKSMAEAVNYIKELELELQRAQSAGVSNSEEVANLKAEVERLKTFESNQVEFQRIKTEFYEEVVYAENGPGAEAYKKYYEGIDPTTAEYLYKQVVQQVEESNEVKEYAKAYSEMKPKEAAAIFESMTDNLGLASRILSVMSADERGKILGAMNPTIAARITKIMDPES; this comes from the coding sequence ATGGCCGGAGAAGAAGGTGAAGGAATGCCAGGTACAGAGGTTATAACGGATATAGAACAAAAAACAGAAAAGAAGAAGTTACAGGAAGAGAAGAAGAAGCTGAAGGCGGAACAAAAGGAACAGAAAAAGGAAGCGAAACGGCGCGCCAAAGAGATTTATATGCAGGAAGCTCAGTTAGGTGACGATGATGGGGCGAGCGGCGTATCTGTGTTCTTAGTAACATCGTTAATTGTTGTCGTATGGATTGCAATTCTCTGTCTGCTTGTAAAGTTAGATGTGGGAGGATTCGGCTCCGGCGTTCTATCCCCTGTTCTGCGGGATGTGCCGATTGTGAATAAGATTCTTCCGTCTACAGGAACGAAAGAAGTTCTGACAGATGAAGAGGCGGTGGATTATGGTGGTTATAAGAGTATGGCGGAAGCTGTGAATTATATTAAGGAATTGGAACTTGAATTACAACGGGCACAGTCGGCAGGAGTGAGCAATTCAGAAGAAGTTGCCAATCTTAAAGCGGAAGTAGAACGACTGAAGACCTTTGAAAGCAATCAGGTAGAATTTCAGAGAATAAAGACGGAATTCTATGAGGAAGTCGTATATGCGGAGAATGGTCCGGGCGCAGAAGCATATAAAAAATACTATGAAGGCATCGACCCGACAACAGCAGAATATTTGTACAAGCAAGTAGTACAGCAGGTAGAAGAGAGCAATGAAGTGAAAGAATATGCGAAAGCATATTCTGAGATGAAACCTAAGGAGGCCGCGGCTATTTTTGAATCGATGACCGATAATCTCGGTCTGGCTTCGAGGATATTGTCTGTAATGAGTGCGGATGAAAGAGGTAAAATCTTAGGTGCGATGAATCCTACGATAGCAGCGCGTATTACGAAGATTATGGATCCGGAGTCTTAA
- the flgB gene encoding flagellar basal body rod protein FlgB codes for MINSNAFDYINVLDKAADATWIRNEVLANNIANATTPGYKRQDVEFETELKRALKNSKYGSMDDKVGDLKINRLNPRTYRDSANFSYRLDGNNVDIETENVTLAANQLRYNGLVDSMTHEFKNIQMVSK; via the coding sequence ATGATTAACAGCAATGCATTTGATTATATTAATGTTCTGGATAAAGCGGCGGATGCGACATGGATTCGTAATGAAGTGCTGGCGAATAATATAGCGAATGCTACCACTCCGGGCTATAAGAGGCAGGATGTGGAATTCGAGACGGAATTGAAGCGAGCCTTGAAGAATTCTAAATATGGGTCTATGGATGACAAGGTGGGAGATTTGAAGATCAATAGGTTAAATCCGCGTACATACAGAGATTCAGCTAATTTTTCCTATCGTTTGGACGGGAATAATGTAGATATCGAGACTGAAAACGTAACGCTTGCGGCTAACCAGTTACGTTATAATGGCTTGGTTGACAGCATGACTCATGAATTCAAGAATATTCAGATGGTTTCAAAATAA
- a CDS encoding flagellar M-ring protein FliF C-terminal domain-containing protein, with protein MTDKMKELLNRVLEWWNKFTAKQKTIIISAAAVVILMIVIIVTVLTRPQYVLLLNCETTKQAAEVTELLEGNGINHQVSSDGYQIKVLKSQQSDANLLLGANDIQSVAYSIDNVTNGGFSTTESDKQKKYQLYMETRLEKEFIEKFAAIKSASVELSIPENDGTLISTEEEAFASILLEIDGEFTTDNAAYLARAVATAIGNTTTNNIVILDTTGNMLFSGDDNYTISGVANSQLTVKTQAESLVKNEVKRVLLGTNEFDNIEVASNLALDFSTTDTTEHTYSAPEGRTEGMLSHEDIYNSDSTNSNSGIPGTDSNDQSTYVLQDNAESSSTVSEESRDYLPNEMITNKSIPAGLIKYNESSISVTGIVYNVVREEDAKRQGLLDGITWAEYKTANVGRTKIDVETELYDVVANATGISADDITIVAYRENVFFDSEGLNVTPTDVMQILLVVVILLLLAFVIFRSMRGDKEQEAETELSVEALLQSAPVVELENIGLETESETRKMIDKFVTENPEAAASLLRNWLNEDWG; from the coding sequence ATGACAGATAAAATGAAAGAGCTTTTAAACAGGGTTCTTGAGTGGTGGAATAAATTTACCGCGAAACAAAAAACGATTATCATTTCAGCAGCGGCTGTGGTGATTCTGATGATAGTAATTATAGTAACTGTTCTTACAAGACCACAATATGTATTGTTACTAAATTGCGAAACAACAAAGCAGGCGGCAGAAGTAACAGAACTTTTGGAAGGGAATGGTATTAACCATCAGGTATCCAGCGATGGATATCAGATTAAGGTTCTAAAATCTCAGCAGTCGGATGCAAATCTTTTGCTAGGGGCTAATGATATCCAATCCGTGGCTTATAGCATTGATAATGTAACAAATGGCGGTTTCAGCACGACTGAATCTGATAAACAGAAGAAATACCAGCTTTATATGGAGACCAGGCTGGAAAAAGAATTCATAGAGAAGTTCGCGGCGATTAAGAGCGCGAGTGTGGAATTGTCTATACCGGAAAATGACGGAACCCTCATATCTACAGAGGAAGAGGCATTTGCCAGTATATTATTAGAAATTGACGGAGAATTTACAACAGATAATGCCGCATATCTTGCAAGGGCGGTGGCAACAGCAATTGGGAATACGACCACAAATAATATAGTAATTCTTGATACAACGGGAAATATGTTATTCTCAGGGGATGATAATTATACGATATCCGGAGTGGCTAATTCCCAACTTACCGTGAAAACACAGGCGGAAAGCCTTGTGAAAAATGAAGTGAAGAGAGTATTGCTTGGGACTAACGAGTTTGACAATATCGAAGTTGCAAGCAATTTGGCGTTGGATTTTTCGACAACGGACACAACAGAGCATACCTATTCTGCGCCTGAAGGACGGACGGAAGGTATGTTGAGCCATGAAGATATCTACAACTCGGATTCTACTAATTCTAACAGCGGAATACCGGGAACGGACTCTAACGATCAGTCGACCTATGTACTTCAGGATAATGCGGAAAGCAGTTCTACTGTTTCCGAGGAATCGAGAGATTACCTCCCTAACGAGATGATTACGAATAAGAGCATTCCGGCAGGGTTGATTAAGTACAATGAATCCTCCATCTCCGTTACAGGTATTGTTTACAATGTTGTGCGTGAGGAGGATGCAAAACGTCAAGGTCTGCTCGATGGAATAACATGGGCTGAGTATAAGACGGCCAATGTGGGAAGAACAAAAATAGATGTAGAAACAGAATTGTATGATGTAGTGGCAAATGCGACTGGTATTAGTGCGGATGACATTACGATTGTAGCATATAGAGAAAATGTGTTTTTTGATAGCGAAGGTCTTAACGTAACTCCTACTGATGTGATGCAGATTCTTTTGGTAGTTGTAATTCTATTACTTCTTGCTTTTGTAATATTCAGAAGTATGCGCGGAGACAAGGAACAAGAGGCGGAAACAGAATTGTCTGTAGAAGCGCTGCTTCAGTCTGCTCCTGTCGTAGAACTTGAGAATATTGGACTTGAAACGGAATCCGAGACGAGGAAGATGATCGATAAGTTCGTAACGGAGAATCCGGAAGCGGCAGCCAGCTTATTAAGAAATTGGCTGAATGAAGACTGGGGGTAA
- the fliJ gene encoding flagellar export protein FliJ translates to MSRFIYRMQSILNLKYKLEEQAKMEFAAARIRLDEEEEKLDVLFLRKKSYEEEGLRLREHTLNVQDILDNKNAILQFDEYITIQQIEVRRAEMFLEEKRQELQEVMRERKVQEKLREKAFEVFLQEENAAEGKEVDELTSYTYGRRRR, encoded by the coding sequence ATGTCAAGATTCATATATAGGATGCAGAGTATTCTAAATTTGAAATATAAGTTGGAAGAACAGGCTAAGATGGAGTTTGCGGCGGCCAGAATTCGCCTGGATGAAGAAGAAGAGAAATTGGATGTTCTCTTTTTGAGGAAGAAATCCTATGAAGAAGAAGGATTGAGGCTTAGAGAACATACATTGAATGTTCAGGATATTCTGGACAATAAGAATGCTATTTTGCAGTTTGATGAATACATTACCATTCAGCAGATAGAAGTGCGCCGGGCAGAGATGTTCTTGGAGGAGAAAAGGCAAGAATTGCAGGAAGTTATGCGGGAACGCAAGGTACAAGAGAAACTGCGGGAAAAGGCATTTGAGGTCTTTTTACAAGAAGAAAACGCGGCAGAGGGAAAAGAAGTTGATGAATTAACCAGCTATACATATGGCCGGAGAAGAAGGTGA
- the flgC gene encoding flagellar basal body rod protein FlgC yields the protein MSNIFSSFNINSSGMTAQRYRMDIISQNLANANTTRTEDGTPYRRQVVTFAEKNSQTPFSRVLNTATDRYSGTGVKVDGVYEDTWTEMVKTYDPSHPDADEDGYVLYPNVSIITEMTNMIDASRAYEANATAFTASKSMALKGLEMGK from the coding sequence ATGAGCAATATTTTTTCGTCTTTTAACATTAATTCATCAGGAATGACCGCGCAGAGATATCGCATGGATATCATTTCGCAGAATCTTGCGAATGCCAATACTACGCGTACGGAGGATGGGACTCCTTACCGTAGGCAGGTGGTTACTTTTGCTGAGAAGAATTCTCAGACACCTTTTAGCCGCGTGTTGAATACGGCGACGGATAGATACTCGGGAACGGGTGTTAAGGTGGATGGCGTTTATGAGGATACCTGGACGGAGATGGTGAAGACTTATGATCCTTCGCATCCGGACGCAGATGAGGATGGATATGTACTATATCCTAATGTGAGTATTATTACAGAGATGACGAATATGATTGATGCCAGCCGGGCATATGAAGCGAATGCTACCGCTTTTACGGCTAGCAAGTCCATGGCCTTGAAGGGGTTGGAAATGGGCAAGTGA
- a CDS encoding FliH/SctL family protein: MSSNIYKSNQIIVQNDDALMIDNNEKIAKKIAHIESLMLSEAKNESENDMPGGFTLGVDAEQVDALLADEEDMLKEPAAEGEGNQESFQVTSAQVQEMLEQARSDAEEIKSEVMAGAQQELEQLRQSAWDEGHAQGYNAGYNEGKAKVEMQRKNLEEERLRLEQEYRDLVKELEPKFIESLTDIYEQIFKVDLSKEQDIILHLISNSMHKIEGSNNYLIHVSREDYPYVNMKKEELLTAGISPNASVEVVEDITLGVNECMIETDGGVFDCGLGTQLEELSQKLRLLSYTRG; the protein is encoded by the coding sequence TTGTCTAGTAATATTTATAAATCCAATCAGATTATCGTACAAAATGATGATGCTTTAATGATAGATAATAATGAAAAAATCGCAAAAAAAATAGCACATATAGAAAGCCTTATGCTGAGTGAAGCGAAGAACGAAAGCGAAAATGATATGCCGGGCGGCTTTACTCTGGGAGTGGATGCTGAACAGGTCGATGCGCTGCTTGCGGATGAAGAGGATATGTTGAAAGAGCCTGCGGCAGAAGGAGAAGGGAATCAAGAGTCCTTTCAAGTTACATCGGCCCAGGTTCAAGAGATGTTGGAACAGGCTCGCAGCGATGCTGAGGAGATTAAGTCTGAGGTAATGGCCGGGGCTCAACAGGAACTGGAACAGCTTCGCCAAAGTGCGTGGGATGAGGGTCATGCGCAGGGATATAATGCCGGATATAATGAAGGTAAGGCGAAAGTTGAAATGCAAAGAAAGAATCTGGAAGAAGAAAGACTGCGTTTGGAGCAGGAATACAGAGATTTGGTAAAAGAGCTGGAGCCTAAATTTATCGAAAGTTTAACGGATATTTATGAGCAGATATTTAAAGTGGATTTATCGAAAGAACAAGACATAATTCTGCATCTGATATCCAATTCCATGCACAAGATAGAAGGAAGCAATAATTATCTCATTCATGTATCGAGGGAAGATTATCCTTATGTGAACATGAAAAAGGAAGAGCTGCTGACCGCAGGGATATCCCCCAACGCTTCTGTGGAAGTTGTGGAAGATATAACTCTTGGAGTAAATGAATGCATGATAGAGACGGATGGCGGAGTGTTTGATTGCGGATTGGGAACGCAACTGGAAGAACTTTCACAGAAGCTGAGGCTGTTATCGTATACGAGAGGGTAG
- the fliE gene encoding flagellar hook-basal body complex protein FliE has protein sequence MDITSLYNVTSGAVKEAVGTSAIGRKAIEAADTSFDSILTKAMENINTTNSYLSDAENEEIRWALGETQNTHDLTVALGKASAALQYTVAVRDRLLDAYKEIMQIQI, from the coding sequence ATGGATATCACATCCTTATACAATGTGACGTCGGGTGCCGTGAAAGAGGCGGTAGGAACTAGCGCAATTGGAAGAAAAGCGATAGAGGCGGCGGACACTTCTTTTGATAGTATACTTACGAAAGCGATGGAAAATATTAACACCACAAACAGTTATTTGTCGGATGCGGAAAATGAAGAGATTAGGTGGGCGCTGGGAGAAACCCAGAATACACATGATCTTACGGTAGCTCTTGGTAAGGCATCTGCCGCGTTGCAATATACGGTAGCGGTTAGGGATCGATTATTGGATGCTTACAAAGAGATTATGCAAATACAAATCTAA
- the fliI gene encoding flagellar protein export ATPase FliI, with the protein MKGKVVNIVGLTIESLGPDARLGDICLIYPDAGENVKPAMAEVVGFKDKKTLLMPYESVEGIGFGSIVENTGAPLTIQVSEDLLGQTLDGLGRPVGDEIMINGYTYSVEAPPPDPLSRNIIDDVLPLGVKAVDGLLTIGKGQRVGIFAGSGVGKSTLLGMFARNTKADINVIALIGERGREVREFIERDLGPEGMKRSIVVVATSDKPALERNKAAKTATAIAEYFRDQGKDVLLMMDSLTRFSMAQREIGLASGEPPVSRGYPPSVYSEMPKLLERAGRSREGSITGLYTVLVDGDDFNEPITDTARSILDGHIMLSRKLAHRNHYPAIDVLQSISRCMSQITEREHKQTAGKLKNVLATYNEAEDLINIGAYKSGSNPNIDYAIEKIEAVNAFLLQAVEDRVSFEETVQNMEAIFATE; encoded by the coding sequence ATGAAGGGAAAAGTGGTGAATATCGTAGGTCTGACCATTGAGTCTCTCGGCCCGGATGCAAGACTTGGTGATATTTGTCTTATTTATCCGGATGCAGGAGAGAATGTGAAGCCTGCAATGGCAGAAGTGGTCGGGTTTAAAGATAAGAAAACGCTTTTGATGCCATATGAGTCGGTGGAGGGCATCGGTTTTGGCAGTATAGTTGAGAATACGGGAGCGCCGCTTACGATACAGGTGAGTGAGGACCTTCTCGGACAGACTTTGGATGGCCTTGGAAGACCTGTGGGAGATGAGATAATGATAAACGGATATACCTATTCCGTGGAAGCTCCTCCTCCGGATCCTTTGAGCAGAAATATTATCGATGATGTTCTTCCGCTTGGCGTAAAGGCAGTGGACGGATTGTTGACAATAGGAAAAGGCCAGAGGGTTGGAATATTTGCCGGTTCAGGAGTGGGGAAATCCACTCTGCTTGGTATGTTTGCAAGAAATACAAAAGCGGATATTAATGTTATTGCACTTATTGGAGAGCGAGGCCGCGAGGTCCGGGAATTTATAGAAAGAGACTTAGGGCCAGAAGGAATGAAGCGTTCTATTGTAGTGGTGGCCACATCGGATAAACCGGCATTAGAGCGTAATAAGGCGGCTAAGACAGCGACAGCGATTGCTGAATATTTCAGGGATCAGGGGAAAGATGTGCTGTTGATGATGGACTCTCTTACCCGTTTCTCCATGGCACAAAGAGAGATAGGCCTTGCCAGCGGGGAACCTCCGGTGTCAAGAGGATATCCGCCCAGCGTATATTCCGAGATGCCTAAGCTGCTTGAACGCGCAGGCCGCTCCAGGGAAGGTTCGATAACAGGATTATACACGGTTCTTGTAGATGGTGATGATTTCAATGAACCGATTACAGATACGGCAAGAAGCATTTTGGATGGGCATATTATGTTGAGCAGAAAACTGGCTCACAGAAATCACTATCCGGCCATTGATGTTTTGCAAAGCATTTCCCGTTGTATGAGTCAGATTACAGAGCGTGAGCACAAGCAAACGGCGGGTAAATTGAAAAATGTATTGGCGACCTACAATGAAGCGGAAGATTTGATCAACATAGGCGCTTATAAGAGCGGCAGCAATCCTAATATTGATTATGCAATAGAGAAAATAGAAGCCGTAAACGCCTTTCTGCTTCAGGCTGTGGAGGATAGAGTTAGTTTTGAAGAAACAGTACAGAACATGGAAGCCATATTTGCTACCGAATAG
- the codY gene encoding GTP-sensing pleiotropic transcriptional regulator CodY, giving the protein MSSVQLLDKTRKIGKLLHNNNSSKVVFNDICNVLCEILFSNVLVISKKGKVLGVATSPGVDSINELIVDNVGGFIDAMLNERMLAVLSTKENVNLETLGFESENVKKIQAIITPIDIAGERLGTLFIYKCNEQYDIDDIILCEYGTTVVGLEMLRAVNEESAEEGRKIAVVRSAVGTLSFSELEAVTHIFDELGGMEGILVASKIADRVGITRSVIVNALRKFESAGVIESRSSGMKGTYIKVLNDVVFDEIEKIKKENRKQ; this is encoded by the coding sequence ATGAGCAGCGTTCAGTTATTGGACAAAACGAGAAAAATAGGGAAGCTGTTACACAATAATAATTCCAGCAAAGTAGTTTTTAATGATATATGCAATGTTTTGTGTGAAATATTGTTTTCTAATGTTCTTGTCATCAGTAAGAAAGGAAAGGTGTTGGGGGTTGCGACATCTCCGGGTGTGGACTCCATTAATGAACTAATCGTTGACAACGTCGGGGGATTTATTGATGCTATGCTAAATGAGAGAATGCTTGCCGTTTTGTCTACGAAAGAAAATGTGAACTTAGAGACTCTTGGTTTTGAAAGCGAGAATGTGAAGAAGATTCAGGCGATTATCACCCCTATCGATATTGCAGGGGAGCGACTTGGAACTTTGTTTATTTATAAATGTAACGAACAGTATGATATCGATGATATTATTTTGTGCGAATACGGGACAACGGTAGTGGGACTCGAGATGCTTCGGGCGGTGAATGAAGAAAGTGCGGAAGAAGGCAGGAAGATTGCGGTGGTGCGCTCTGCAGTAGGGACACTTTCTTTCTCCGAGTTAGAGGCAGTCACCCATATTTTTGATGAATTGGGAGGTATGGAAGGAATACTGGTTGCGAGTAAGATTGCAGACCGAGTGGGAATTACCCGTTCTGTGATTGTTAATGCTCTTAGAAAGTTCGAAAGTGCGGGAGTTATCGAATCTCGTTCTTCAGGAATGAAGGGGACATACATCAAAGTGTTAAATGATGTAGTGTTTGACGAAATAGAGAAAATAAAAAAAGAAAACAGAAAACAATGA
- a CDS encoding flagellar hook-length control protein FliK: MSTLVKGINPLVNYVPVKQASGASENLSGSFTDIFGRASGQPDVQGMMFANEKTAKGSQVKVDHVDKKGLDSNKNPAKTEKKDVITDKNIKSVEDAAQKAGTSLARDVAQELGVSMEEVEKAMEVLGLTMADLLNPDNMMQLVLTLENADMLTVMTDEGLYASLTNLLGKAEEALVALQEENGLTPEELAAILEQISAKVKLKEEAGSKVTGEQVPQEVPDEEQAHTVTLERDGEVVEIGIKANGSSKEESPELITKKAEVPEAEKDNAESRKEHSSKNDSSSQGSNTYGNVLLEQLTNRGSVPQANVAFESTMTGNTQDIMNQIMDYMKIQIKTDLTQMQIQLHPASLGTVNINITAKDGVITAQFLTQNEAVKAAIESQLVQLKNSFEEQGVKVQAVEVAVESHGFERSLNGEGNGKEQSKGGAKKNARKINLNELSPEEETLLDEEAQIAVAMMAADGSTVDYTA; the protein is encoded by the coding sequence ATGAGTACACTAGTAAAAGGTATTAATCCATTAGTGAATTATGTGCCGGTAAAACAAGCCTCCGGTGCGTCGGAGAATCTATCAGGAAGCTTCACGGATATATTTGGCAGGGCATCAGGGCAACCGGACGTTCAAGGCATGATGTTTGCAAATGAAAAAACAGCAAAAGGGTCTCAGGTCAAAGTAGACCATGTGGATAAAAAGGGACTTGACAGTAACAAAAACCCGGCCAAGACAGAAAAAAAAGATGTGATAACGGATAAGAACATAAAGTCCGTAGAGGACGCGGCGCAAAAGGCTGGTACTTCTTTGGCACGTGATGTAGCGCAGGAGCTTGGTGTTTCGATGGAAGAAGTGGAAAAGGCTATGGAAGTCCTCGGACTGACAATGGCAGATCTGCTGAATCCAGACAATATGATGCAACTCGTACTTACTTTGGAAAATGCTGATATGCTGACGGTGATGACCGATGAAGGACTCTATGCTTCCCTCACTAATCTGCTGGGAAAGGCGGAGGAAGCGCTTGTGGCGTTGCAGGAAGAAAATGGGCTGACACCGGAAGAGCTTGCGGCAATTCTTGAACAAATATCCGCGAAAGTAAAGTTGAAAGAAGAAGCCGGTTCGAAAGTAACAGGTGAACAGGTTCCTCAGGAAGTGCCGGACGAAGAGCAGGCTCATACAGTAACGCTAGAACGGGACGGTGAGGTTGTGGAAATTGGCATAAAAGCCAATGGAAGCAGTAAGGAAGAGAGCCCGGAGTTAATTACGAAAAAGGCAGAAGTACCAGAAGCAGAAAAAGACAATGCGGAGAGTAGGAAGGAACATTCTTCAAAGAATGATTCTTCATCTCAAGGAAGTAATACATATGGTAACGTATTGCTCGAGCAGTTGACAAATCGGGGAAGTGTCCCTCAGGCTAATGTAGCTTTTGAAAGTACAATGACAGGGAATACACAGGATATTATGAATCAGATTATGGATTATATGAAGATTCAGATAAAGACTGATTTGACACAGATGCAGATACAACTCCATCCCGCAAGCCTTGGGACCGTTAACATCAACATTACGGCGAAAGATGGCGTGATTACCGCACAGTTTTTAACCCAGAATGAAGCAGTAAAGGCAGCGATTGAAAGCCAACTCGTTCAGTTGAAAAATAGCTTTGAAGAGCAGGGTGTTAAAGTACAGGCAGTAGAAGTTGCCGTAGAAAGTCACGGGTTTGAAAGAAGTCTAAACGGTGAAGGAAACGGAAAGGAACAGTCGAAAGGCGGAGCGAAAAAGAACGCCAGGAAGATTAATCTGAACGAATTGAGCCCGGAAGAAGAAACACTGCTTGACGAAGAAGCGCAGATTGCGGTGGCGATGATGGCGGCCGACGGAAGTACCGTAGATTATACGGCATAA